The Vicia villosa cultivar HV-30 ecotype Madison, WI linkage group LG1, Vvil1.0, whole genome shotgun sequence genome includes a region encoding these proteins:
- the LOC131643571 gene encoding uncharacterized protein LOC131643571 isoform X1 produces MPVAKLTASGTPNFMKPEDGNDSLDALIRQAIGKESFLSYPRAGERPAQWIQLFHALEQQQEIPGWPVFSPAKVQILKCDKCTKEFCSPINYRRHKRVHHRLKKLDKDSKKNRDLLQAYWDKLSVEEAKEVVSFKNVMLEEVPGSSVLQALSTLRTQQGFYSFPHGYLRAGFALLDIVQSRPSSFPISSQKLFDILDDSSEKTFLCGTAVSMQRHVFDGEAGKIGLEPKNLVACTSFLLEQKLVKAWLADKDAEALRCQKLLMEEEEAAQRRQAEILERKRQKKLRHKEQKARSRPENDTEIKESISSTGDNVSPEEASLAACDFEAHRADVVVDYASPLVTYPCPDTNECVDLDTKSGFHCDTDQNVEQWTSQRDAQPGYDCDTDRNLERQTLHRHNPRRTAAARRQGLPKSQRTIANGLYANPNSQKSKFGVNPKYGTNRDQRAAPIVNGGKVWSRKPKPETDAVVMKARLHKEPDKIKNHEVLIGSVSVTLANCSQSEGNLVTSQANSLVDNLADQSIAQEKPIKPDSFQGGNNRSRSKLWRPVNLHGTKNPLPLQSVETEVDGKDDQNLSVQSSLRSCNIDGCDISSGNKSNVGDKADIENIHFSSHAAKAFLAKRWKEAISSPHVELVISPDSELPGLQPVMECEPAPCRSSNTERCSVLANTENWLPATSGVAKSKSRIKSEKGIKIKYIPKLKAAS; encoded by the exons ATGCCAGTTGCAAAACTTACTGCTTCAGGTACTCCCAATTTTATGAAACCAGAAGATGGAAATGATTCTTTGGATGCGTTAATCAGACAAGCAATTGGTAAAGAATCTTTCCTTTCCTACCCTAGGGCTGGTGAAAGACCAGCACAGTGGATTCAATTGTTTCATGCTTTAGAACAGCAGCAAG AAATTCCAGGGTGGCCTGTGTTTTCTCCTGCGAAGGTTCAGATATTAAAGTGTGACAAGTGTACCAAAGAGTTCTGCTCACCAATTAATTATAGAAGACATAAACGTGTACACCATCGGTTGAAAAAGCTTGATAAG GACTCTAAGAAAAATAGGGATCTTTTACAGGCATATTGGGATAAG CTCTCTGTAGAAGAGGCAAAGGAAGTTGTGTCATTTAAGAATGTAATGCTGGAG GAGGTTCCGGGGTCTTCAGTTTTGCAAGCTCTCTCAACTCTTAGAACACAACAAGGATTCTATTCTTTTCCACATGGCTACCTCAGAGCTGGTTTTGCCCTTTTG GATATTGTTCAATCCAGGCCTTCTAGTTTCCCTATATCTTCACAGAAGCTGTTCGATATTCTTGATGATTCCAGTGAAAAAACTTTTTTGTGTGGAACAGCAGTGTCAATGCAAAGACATGTTTTTGATGGAGAAGCTGGAAAAATTGGCCTTGAACCCAAAAATCTAGTTGCTTGCACAAGTTTCTTGCTAGAGCAGAAATTG GTAAAGGCATGGCTCGCAGACAAGGACGCTGAAGCATTGAGATGCCAGAAGCTGCTGATGGAGGAGGAGGAAGCTGCTCAGAGAAG ACAAGCCGAGATTTTGGAGAGAAAACGCCAGAAAAAGCTTAGGCACAAAGAACAGAAGGCACGGAGCCGACCTGAAAATGACACAGAAATTAAAGAGAGCATTAGCAGCACAGGAGATAATGTATCACCAGAGGAAGCATCTTTGGCTGCATGTGACTTTGAAGCACATAGAGCAGATGTAGTTGTCGATTATGCTTCACCTCTTGTAACTTATCCCTGCCCAGATACCAATGAATGTGTAGACTTGGATACAAAGTCAGGATTTCATTGTGACACTGATCAGAATGTGGAGCAGTGGACATCCCAAAGGGATGCACAACCAGGTTATGATTGTGACACTGATCGGAATTTAGAGAGACAGACATTACACAGACATAATCCTCGGCGCACAGCAGCTGCTAGACGGCAAGGGCTGCCTAAGTCACAACGTACGATTGCCAATGGTTTGTATGCAAACCCGAACTCTCAGAAGTCTAAGTTTGGAGTCAATCCAAAATATGGAACCAACCGTGATCAGAGGGCTGCTCCTATAGTTAACGGTGGTAAAGTTTGGAGCCGGAAGCCTAAACCAGAAACAGATGCAGTGGTTATGAAAGCCAGACTGCATAAAGAGCCAGacaaaattaagaatcatgaGGTTTTGATAGGATCTGTATCTGTTACACTGGCCAATTGCAGCCAATCAGAGGGTAATCTTGTCACGTCCCAAGCAAACAGCTTAGTAGATAATTTGGCTGACCAGAGTATTGCTCAGGAGAAGCCAATTAAACCGGACTCCTTTCAGGGAGGCAACAATCGATCAAGAAGTAAGCTTTGGAGACCGGTTAACCTGCACGGAACTAAAAATCCGCTGCCACTCCAAAGTGTTGAGACAGAAGTTGATGGAAAAGATGATCAAAATTTGTCTGTTCAGAGTAGTTTAAGGTCGTGTAATATAGATGGATGTGATATTAGTTCTGGCAACAAATCTAATGTTGGGGATAAAGCAGATATAGAAAATATTCACTTTTCCAGCCATGCTGCAAAAGCCTTTCTTGCAAAAA GATGGAAAGAAGCAATTTCATCACCTCATGTGGAGTTGGTTATTTCACCTGATTCTGAACTTCCTGGGTTACAGCCGGTCATGGAATGTGAGCCAGCGCCGTGTCGATCTTCTAATACAGAGAGATGCAGCGTTCTTGCAAATACAGAGAACTGGTTGCCGGCAACCTCTGGAGTTGCTAAATCGAAATCCAGAATCAAGTCGGAGAAGGGAATAAAGATAAAGTACATTCCAAAACTAAAAGCTGCATCATAA
- the LOC131643571 gene encoding uncharacterized protein LOC131643571 isoform X2, whose amino-acid sequence MPVAKLTASGTPNFMKPEDGNDSLDALIRQAIGKESFLSYPRAGERPAQWIQLFHALEQQQGWPVFSPAKVQILKCDKCTKEFCSPINYRRHKRVHHRLKKLDKDSKKNRDLLQAYWDKLSVEEAKEVVSFKNVMLEEVPGSSVLQALSTLRTQQGFYSFPHGYLRAGFALLDIVQSRPSSFPISSQKLFDILDDSSEKTFLCGTAVSMQRHVFDGEAGKIGLEPKNLVACTSFLLEQKLVKAWLADKDAEALRCQKLLMEEEEAAQRRQAEILERKRQKKLRHKEQKARSRPENDTEIKESISSTGDNVSPEEASLAACDFEAHRADVVVDYASPLVTYPCPDTNECVDLDTKSGFHCDTDQNVEQWTSQRDAQPGYDCDTDRNLERQTLHRHNPRRTAAARRQGLPKSQRTIANGLYANPNSQKSKFGVNPKYGTNRDQRAAPIVNGGKVWSRKPKPETDAVVMKARLHKEPDKIKNHEVLIGSVSVTLANCSQSEGNLVTSQANSLVDNLADQSIAQEKPIKPDSFQGGNNRSRSKLWRPVNLHGTKNPLPLQSVETEVDGKDDQNLSVQSSLRSCNIDGCDISSGNKSNVGDKADIENIHFSSHAAKAFLAKRWKEAISSPHVELVISPDSELPGLQPVMECEPAPCRSSNTERCSVLANTENWLPATSGVAKSKSRIKSEKGIKIKYIPKLKAAS is encoded by the exons ATGCCAGTTGCAAAACTTACTGCTTCAGGTACTCCCAATTTTATGAAACCAGAAGATGGAAATGATTCTTTGGATGCGTTAATCAGACAAGCAATTGGTAAAGAATCTTTCCTTTCCTACCCTAGGGCTGGTGAAAGACCAGCACAGTGGATTCAATTGTTTCATGCTTTAGAACAGCAGCAAG GGTGGCCTGTGTTTTCTCCTGCGAAGGTTCAGATATTAAAGTGTGACAAGTGTACCAAAGAGTTCTGCTCACCAATTAATTATAGAAGACATAAACGTGTACACCATCGGTTGAAAAAGCTTGATAAG GACTCTAAGAAAAATAGGGATCTTTTACAGGCATATTGGGATAAG CTCTCTGTAGAAGAGGCAAAGGAAGTTGTGTCATTTAAGAATGTAATGCTGGAG GAGGTTCCGGGGTCTTCAGTTTTGCAAGCTCTCTCAACTCTTAGAACACAACAAGGATTCTATTCTTTTCCACATGGCTACCTCAGAGCTGGTTTTGCCCTTTTG GATATTGTTCAATCCAGGCCTTCTAGTTTCCCTATATCTTCACAGAAGCTGTTCGATATTCTTGATGATTCCAGTGAAAAAACTTTTTTGTGTGGAACAGCAGTGTCAATGCAAAGACATGTTTTTGATGGAGAAGCTGGAAAAATTGGCCTTGAACCCAAAAATCTAGTTGCTTGCACAAGTTTCTTGCTAGAGCAGAAATTG GTAAAGGCATGGCTCGCAGACAAGGACGCTGAAGCATTGAGATGCCAGAAGCTGCTGATGGAGGAGGAGGAAGCTGCTCAGAGAAG ACAAGCCGAGATTTTGGAGAGAAAACGCCAGAAAAAGCTTAGGCACAAAGAACAGAAGGCACGGAGCCGACCTGAAAATGACACAGAAATTAAAGAGAGCATTAGCAGCACAGGAGATAATGTATCACCAGAGGAAGCATCTTTGGCTGCATGTGACTTTGAAGCACATAGAGCAGATGTAGTTGTCGATTATGCTTCACCTCTTGTAACTTATCCCTGCCCAGATACCAATGAATGTGTAGACTTGGATACAAAGTCAGGATTTCATTGTGACACTGATCAGAATGTGGAGCAGTGGACATCCCAAAGGGATGCACAACCAGGTTATGATTGTGACACTGATCGGAATTTAGAGAGACAGACATTACACAGACATAATCCTCGGCGCACAGCAGCTGCTAGACGGCAAGGGCTGCCTAAGTCACAACGTACGATTGCCAATGGTTTGTATGCAAACCCGAACTCTCAGAAGTCTAAGTTTGGAGTCAATCCAAAATATGGAACCAACCGTGATCAGAGGGCTGCTCCTATAGTTAACGGTGGTAAAGTTTGGAGCCGGAAGCCTAAACCAGAAACAGATGCAGTGGTTATGAAAGCCAGACTGCATAAAGAGCCAGacaaaattaagaatcatgaGGTTTTGATAGGATCTGTATCTGTTACACTGGCCAATTGCAGCCAATCAGAGGGTAATCTTGTCACGTCCCAAGCAAACAGCTTAGTAGATAATTTGGCTGACCAGAGTATTGCTCAGGAGAAGCCAATTAAACCGGACTCCTTTCAGGGAGGCAACAATCGATCAAGAAGTAAGCTTTGGAGACCGGTTAACCTGCACGGAACTAAAAATCCGCTGCCACTCCAAAGTGTTGAGACAGAAGTTGATGGAAAAGATGATCAAAATTTGTCTGTTCAGAGTAGTTTAAGGTCGTGTAATATAGATGGATGTGATATTAGTTCTGGCAACAAATCTAATGTTGGGGATAAAGCAGATATAGAAAATATTCACTTTTCCAGCCATGCTGCAAAAGCCTTTCTTGCAAAAA GATGGAAAGAAGCAATTTCATCACCTCATGTGGAGTTGGTTATTTCACCTGATTCTGAACTTCCTGGGTTACAGCCGGTCATGGAATGTGAGCCAGCGCCGTGTCGATCTTCTAATACAGAGAGATGCAGCGTTCTTGCAAATACAGAGAACTGGTTGCCGGCAACCTCTGGAGTTGCTAAATCGAAATCCAGAATCAAGTCGGAGAAGGGAATAAAGATAAAGTACATTCCAAAACTAAAAGCTGCATCATAA
- the LOC131643571 gene encoding uncharacterized protein LOC131643571 isoform X3 encodes MPVAKLTASGTPNFMKPEDGNDSLDALIRQAIEIPGWPVFSPAKVQILKCDKCTKEFCSPINYRRHKRVHHRLKKLDKDSKKNRDLLQAYWDKLSVEEAKEVVSFKNVMLEEVPGSSVLQALSTLRTQQGFYSFPHGYLRAGFALLDIVQSRPSSFPISSQKLFDILDDSSEKTFLCGTAVSMQRHVFDGEAGKIGLEPKNLVACTSFLLEQKLVKAWLADKDAEALRCQKLLMEEEEAAQRRQAEILERKRQKKLRHKEQKARSRPENDTEIKESISSTGDNVSPEEASLAACDFEAHRADVVVDYASPLVTYPCPDTNECVDLDTKSGFHCDTDQNVEQWTSQRDAQPGYDCDTDRNLERQTLHRHNPRRTAAARRQGLPKSQRTIANGLYANPNSQKSKFGVNPKYGTNRDQRAAPIVNGGKVWSRKPKPETDAVVMKARLHKEPDKIKNHEVLIGSVSVTLANCSQSEGNLVTSQANSLVDNLADQSIAQEKPIKPDSFQGGNNRSRSKLWRPVNLHGTKNPLPLQSVETEVDGKDDQNLSVQSSLRSCNIDGCDISSGNKSNVGDKADIENIHFSSHAAKAFLAKRWKEAISSPHVELVISPDSELPGLQPVMECEPAPCRSSNTERCSVLANTENWLPATSGVAKSKSRIKSEKGIKIKYIPKLKAAS; translated from the exons ATGCCAGTTGCAAAACTTACTGCTTCAGGTACTCCCAATTTTATGAAACCAGAAGATGGAAATGATTCTTTGGATGCGTTAATCAGACAAGCAATTG AAATTCCAGGGTGGCCTGTGTTTTCTCCTGCGAAGGTTCAGATATTAAAGTGTGACAAGTGTACCAAAGAGTTCTGCTCACCAATTAATTATAGAAGACATAAACGTGTACACCATCGGTTGAAAAAGCTTGATAAG GACTCTAAGAAAAATAGGGATCTTTTACAGGCATATTGGGATAAG CTCTCTGTAGAAGAGGCAAAGGAAGTTGTGTCATTTAAGAATGTAATGCTGGAG GAGGTTCCGGGGTCTTCAGTTTTGCAAGCTCTCTCAACTCTTAGAACACAACAAGGATTCTATTCTTTTCCACATGGCTACCTCAGAGCTGGTTTTGCCCTTTTG GATATTGTTCAATCCAGGCCTTCTAGTTTCCCTATATCTTCACAGAAGCTGTTCGATATTCTTGATGATTCCAGTGAAAAAACTTTTTTGTGTGGAACAGCAGTGTCAATGCAAAGACATGTTTTTGATGGAGAAGCTGGAAAAATTGGCCTTGAACCCAAAAATCTAGTTGCTTGCACAAGTTTCTTGCTAGAGCAGAAATTG GTAAAGGCATGGCTCGCAGACAAGGACGCTGAAGCATTGAGATGCCAGAAGCTGCTGATGGAGGAGGAGGAAGCTGCTCAGAGAAG ACAAGCCGAGATTTTGGAGAGAAAACGCCAGAAAAAGCTTAGGCACAAAGAACAGAAGGCACGGAGCCGACCTGAAAATGACACAGAAATTAAAGAGAGCATTAGCAGCACAGGAGATAATGTATCACCAGAGGAAGCATCTTTGGCTGCATGTGACTTTGAAGCACATAGAGCAGATGTAGTTGTCGATTATGCTTCACCTCTTGTAACTTATCCCTGCCCAGATACCAATGAATGTGTAGACTTGGATACAAAGTCAGGATTTCATTGTGACACTGATCAGAATGTGGAGCAGTGGACATCCCAAAGGGATGCACAACCAGGTTATGATTGTGACACTGATCGGAATTTAGAGAGACAGACATTACACAGACATAATCCTCGGCGCACAGCAGCTGCTAGACGGCAAGGGCTGCCTAAGTCACAACGTACGATTGCCAATGGTTTGTATGCAAACCCGAACTCTCAGAAGTCTAAGTTTGGAGTCAATCCAAAATATGGAACCAACCGTGATCAGAGGGCTGCTCCTATAGTTAACGGTGGTAAAGTTTGGAGCCGGAAGCCTAAACCAGAAACAGATGCAGTGGTTATGAAAGCCAGACTGCATAAAGAGCCAGacaaaattaagaatcatgaGGTTTTGATAGGATCTGTATCTGTTACACTGGCCAATTGCAGCCAATCAGAGGGTAATCTTGTCACGTCCCAAGCAAACAGCTTAGTAGATAATTTGGCTGACCAGAGTATTGCTCAGGAGAAGCCAATTAAACCGGACTCCTTTCAGGGAGGCAACAATCGATCAAGAAGTAAGCTTTGGAGACCGGTTAACCTGCACGGAACTAAAAATCCGCTGCCACTCCAAAGTGTTGAGACAGAAGTTGATGGAAAAGATGATCAAAATTTGTCTGTTCAGAGTAGTTTAAGGTCGTGTAATATAGATGGATGTGATATTAGTTCTGGCAACAAATCTAATGTTGGGGATAAAGCAGATATAGAAAATATTCACTTTTCCAGCCATGCTGCAAAAGCCTTTCTTGCAAAAA GATGGAAAGAAGCAATTTCATCACCTCATGTGGAGTTGGTTATTTCACCTGATTCTGAACTTCCTGGGTTACAGCCGGTCATGGAATGTGAGCCAGCGCCGTGTCGATCTTCTAATACAGAGAGATGCAGCGTTCTTGCAAATACAGAGAACTGGTTGCCGGCAACCTCTGGAGTTGCTAAATCGAAATCCAGAATCAAGTCGGAGAAGGGAATAAAGATAAAGTACATTCCAAAACTAAAAGCTGCATCATAA
- the LOC131643571 gene encoding uncharacterized protein LOC131643571 isoform X4, with product MPVAKLTASGTPNFMKPEDGNDSLDALIRQAIGWPVFSPAKVQILKCDKCTKEFCSPINYRRHKRVHHRLKKLDKDSKKNRDLLQAYWDKLSVEEAKEVVSFKNVMLEEVPGSSVLQALSTLRTQQGFYSFPHGYLRAGFALLDIVQSRPSSFPISSQKLFDILDDSSEKTFLCGTAVSMQRHVFDGEAGKIGLEPKNLVACTSFLLEQKLVKAWLADKDAEALRCQKLLMEEEEAAQRRQAEILERKRQKKLRHKEQKARSRPENDTEIKESISSTGDNVSPEEASLAACDFEAHRADVVVDYASPLVTYPCPDTNECVDLDTKSGFHCDTDQNVEQWTSQRDAQPGYDCDTDRNLERQTLHRHNPRRTAAARRQGLPKSQRTIANGLYANPNSQKSKFGVNPKYGTNRDQRAAPIVNGGKVWSRKPKPETDAVVMKARLHKEPDKIKNHEVLIGSVSVTLANCSQSEGNLVTSQANSLVDNLADQSIAQEKPIKPDSFQGGNNRSRSKLWRPVNLHGTKNPLPLQSVETEVDGKDDQNLSVQSSLRSCNIDGCDISSGNKSNVGDKADIENIHFSSHAAKAFLAKRWKEAISSPHVELVISPDSELPGLQPVMECEPAPCRSSNTERCSVLANTENWLPATSGVAKSKSRIKSEKGIKIKYIPKLKAAS from the exons ATGCCAGTTGCAAAACTTACTGCTTCAGGTACTCCCAATTTTATGAAACCAGAAGATGGAAATGATTCTTTGGATGCGTTAATCAGACAAGCAATTG GGTGGCCTGTGTTTTCTCCTGCGAAGGTTCAGATATTAAAGTGTGACAAGTGTACCAAAGAGTTCTGCTCACCAATTAATTATAGAAGACATAAACGTGTACACCATCGGTTGAAAAAGCTTGATAAG GACTCTAAGAAAAATAGGGATCTTTTACAGGCATATTGGGATAAG CTCTCTGTAGAAGAGGCAAAGGAAGTTGTGTCATTTAAGAATGTAATGCTGGAG GAGGTTCCGGGGTCTTCAGTTTTGCAAGCTCTCTCAACTCTTAGAACACAACAAGGATTCTATTCTTTTCCACATGGCTACCTCAGAGCTGGTTTTGCCCTTTTG GATATTGTTCAATCCAGGCCTTCTAGTTTCCCTATATCTTCACAGAAGCTGTTCGATATTCTTGATGATTCCAGTGAAAAAACTTTTTTGTGTGGAACAGCAGTGTCAATGCAAAGACATGTTTTTGATGGAGAAGCTGGAAAAATTGGCCTTGAACCCAAAAATCTAGTTGCTTGCACAAGTTTCTTGCTAGAGCAGAAATTG GTAAAGGCATGGCTCGCAGACAAGGACGCTGAAGCATTGAGATGCCAGAAGCTGCTGATGGAGGAGGAGGAAGCTGCTCAGAGAAG ACAAGCCGAGATTTTGGAGAGAAAACGCCAGAAAAAGCTTAGGCACAAAGAACAGAAGGCACGGAGCCGACCTGAAAATGACACAGAAATTAAAGAGAGCATTAGCAGCACAGGAGATAATGTATCACCAGAGGAAGCATCTTTGGCTGCATGTGACTTTGAAGCACATAGAGCAGATGTAGTTGTCGATTATGCTTCACCTCTTGTAACTTATCCCTGCCCAGATACCAATGAATGTGTAGACTTGGATACAAAGTCAGGATTTCATTGTGACACTGATCAGAATGTGGAGCAGTGGACATCCCAAAGGGATGCACAACCAGGTTATGATTGTGACACTGATCGGAATTTAGAGAGACAGACATTACACAGACATAATCCTCGGCGCACAGCAGCTGCTAGACGGCAAGGGCTGCCTAAGTCACAACGTACGATTGCCAATGGTTTGTATGCAAACCCGAACTCTCAGAAGTCTAAGTTTGGAGTCAATCCAAAATATGGAACCAACCGTGATCAGAGGGCTGCTCCTATAGTTAACGGTGGTAAAGTTTGGAGCCGGAAGCCTAAACCAGAAACAGATGCAGTGGTTATGAAAGCCAGACTGCATAAAGAGCCAGacaaaattaagaatcatgaGGTTTTGATAGGATCTGTATCTGTTACACTGGCCAATTGCAGCCAATCAGAGGGTAATCTTGTCACGTCCCAAGCAAACAGCTTAGTAGATAATTTGGCTGACCAGAGTATTGCTCAGGAGAAGCCAATTAAACCGGACTCCTTTCAGGGAGGCAACAATCGATCAAGAAGTAAGCTTTGGAGACCGGTTAACCTGCACGGAACTAAAAATCCGCTGCCACTCCAAAGTGTTGAGACAGAAGTTGATGGAAAAGATGATCAAAATTTGTCTGTTCAGAGTAGTTTAAGGTCGTGTAATATAGATGGATGTGATATTAGTTCTGGCAACAAATCTAATGTTGGGGATAAAGCAGATATAGAAAATATTCACTTTTCCAGCCATGCTGCAAAAGCCTTTCTTGCAAAAA GATGGAAAGAAGCAATTTCATCACCTCATGTGGAGTTGGTTATTTCACCTGATTCTGAACTTCCTGGGTTACAGCCGGTCATGGAATGTGAGCCAGCGCCGTGTCGATCTTCTAATACAGAGAGATGCAGCGTTCTTGCAAATACAGAGAACTGGTTGCCGGCAACCTCTGGAGTTGCTAAATCGAAATCCAGAATCAAGTCGGAGAAGGGAATAAAGATAAAGTACATTCCAAAACTAAAAGCTGCATCATAA
- the LOC131643574 gene encoding uncharacterized protein LOC131643574, producing MSGGVGPTGCDISLPKEQEEIVHKEQHDQTLKNKPTTKPQNKASFLSFRQLNCLAVVVVLSASGMVSPEDFAFVLFSIFYIYFISKTAFPSLHPSNEQPIFSRQNKILKLYVLLGAIIGLYAPIAYILHGIFEGDKKGIAAATPHVFLLASQVFMEGIAFSDGFSSPIRAFVPVMYNTRRIFTIVDWLRDEIYKVDEEHSGSYRRIYAGRALAVANMAFWCFNLFGFLVPVYLPRVFKSYYSSQKVN from the coding sequence ATGTCTGGTGGAGTTGGACCAACCGGCTGTGACATCAGCCTACCAAAAGAACAAGAAGAAATCGTTCACAAAGAACAACACGACCAAACTCTCAAGAACAAACCAACCACCAAACCACAAAACAAAGCTAGTTTCCTTTCCTTCCGACAACTCAATTGTTTAGCCGTTGTTGTTGTCTTATCCGCCAGTGGCATGGTCAGTCCCGAAGATTTCGCATTCGTACTCTTCTCAATCTTCTACATCTACTTCATCTCAAAAACCGCTTTTCCATCTCTTCACCCTTCCAACGAACAACCGATTTTCAGCCGACAAAACAAAATCCTTAAACTCTATGTCCTCCTAGGAGCAATCATTGGACTCTACGCTCCTATAGCATATATTCTACATGGAATATTCGAAGGTGATAAGAAAGGTATAGCCGCAGCTACACCGCATGTTTTTCTTTTGGCTAGTCAAGTTTTCATGGAAGGTATAGCTTTTTCCGATGGATTTTCGTCTCCAATAAGAGCTTTTGTTCCTGTTATGTATAATACAAGAAGGATTTTTACTATTGTGGATTGGTTGAGAGATGAGATTTACAAGGTTGATGAAGAACATAGTGGCTCTTATAGAAGGATTTATGCTGGAAGAGCACTTGCTGTGGCTAATATGGCTTTTTGGTGTTTTAATTTGTTTGGGTTTTTGGTTCCTGTTTATCTTCCTAGAGTTTTTAAGTCCTATTATTCTAGCCAAAAAGTTAATTAA